The genomic segment ATTGAGCACACCAGTGGTCACTTCCCCTTGTGGCTTACTCCTGACCAGGTTGTTGTTTTGCCTCTGTCAGAGAAGTACAACGACTATGCAAAGAAGGTGCTCGAGCAGTTCAATCTGCAGGGTGTTCGTGGTTCTATCGATCTTCGTAACGAGAAGTTGGGTCGTAAGATTCGCGATAACGAGTTGAAGCGTATTCCTTACATGGTCATTGTTGGTGAGAAGGAAGCTGCCGAGGGACTTGTCTCAATGCGCCAGCAGGGTGGTGGCGAACAGGCTACCATGACTATTCAGGAGTTCATCGACAAGATTAATGCTGAAGTTGCCGAGCAGACAAAGAACTTCTAATGGGAATTTTCTACTAATGATTTAAAGTTTCAGGATTTCTAGTCGAAACCAGTCGCGCAACACACCCTTGTACTGATTCTGTGAGTCAGCGATTAGGAGTAGCAAGTTGGGTGATACCTGACAGAGTCCTTCGAAATTTGCAAACTTATGACTGGTGATGGAGAGCCGTGTGCGGAACTCCGTCACCAGTTTCTTTTTTAGAAAGTGTTCTTCATCACTGGGCATTACTTCATAGATGCGCGTTACCGTTTTAGCGCCCACTTTTAGCTTTGGTACCCAGATTTGGCGTTCCATCACTAGAAGGCGGCCATCACCTAGGGCACAAAGTGCTGAAATTCCATAGATTTGTTTGCGGTTGGTGGGCACGTCGGGCTCATAGTAATACGTATGTTTCAGTTTTAGATTATCATCGAATGCCAATAGTCGGATGGTATTCTCGCCTGGAAGGGGTTGCTCGGTCATGGTATAGAACAGATTTTGACAGGTGTCATAAGTCAGTGCTTCTAGTCCTGCATTCTGCTTTGCCTTCTTAATGTTAGCAGGGATGGCTAGTTTTTGGCCCGTACGTTGTCCGTCAAGATCGTATTCATAGACTTCATTGTCAGCTTCGCCACAGATATAGAGAGTTTTGGAAGAGGGTCTATAACAGATATCTTCCATATCGCGGTTAGGTAGTCCGCAGGAGCGATAGCCCAGGTCGCATACTGCCGTGATGCGTTGTCGTATACTGTCGATGGTGATATGCACTAATCGAAAGCCGTCTGTTTGTGCCTTGTCGTCGACCATGGCATATCGGCCGTCGCCCAAGGCGCAGATACCGCTGTAGTTACCCTTGGCCAGGTCTTTGTGAAACTGCTGCTGACGTTGAGCTGAAATGAATAGCGGCACTACGAAGAGTGCCGCTATGATAAGAATTCTGTTCATATCATCTTTTTATTTCAGAGGCTTGATGGCGAAAGTGAAGTCATATTCTTTGAACTTCACGCGGTATTCGTCGCGTGGCCATGCACCCCATGAGTTGACACAACCTAGTCCCAGCTGATGCTGCTGGATGTGAACCGAGGTCATACCCGAGGGAATTAGGTCGCCGCTGTGGCGTCCCCAAGCCTTGTCTTTACTGGGACCGTCGTCCAATTGGCCAATGGTGTAGGGCAGGGCAGAGGCTTCCATCGGTGCGTTACTGTAGAACTGCAGTCCCTTGCCGTTCTGGTCGATGACTGAGAACCAGCGCACGTCTACGTGGTTGCCACTCTCCTGTGGGCGGATATACTCGAAGTACTCGTCCTGTACCTTATTCTTATATATACCAAGGAACTCAGAGTCCTTGCGGTCGCTGTAGGTTTCGACGGGGCCGCGTCCGTAGTACTCCACCTGATCATACTGCTTTGGCATTTGGATGCCCATGCCAAAG from the Prevotella sp. E15-22 genome contains:
- a CDS encoding esterase-like activity of phytase family protein codes for the protein MNRILIIAALFVVPLFISAQRQQQFHKDLAKGNYSGICALGDGRYAMVDDKAQTDGFRLVHITIDSIRQRITAVCDLGYRSCGLPNRDMEDICYRPSSKTLYICGEADNEVYEYDLDGQRTGQKLAIPANIKKAKQNAGLEALTYDTCQNLFYTMTEQPLPGENTIRLLAFDDNLKLKHTYYYEPDVPTNRKQIYGISALCALGDGRLLVMERQIWVPKLKVGAKTVTRIYEVMPSDEEHFLKKKLVTEFRTRLSITSHKFANFEGLCQVSPNLLLLIADSQNQYKGVLRDWFRLEILKL